A stretch of the Vigna radiata var. radiata cultivar VC1973A chromosome 9, Vradiata_ver6, whole genome shotgun sequence genome encodes the following:
- the LOC106773321 gene encoding uncharacterized protein LOC106773321 has protein sequence MVPSWKELGARIFVTRFLSYYVNTGCLTLLEEGGTMFNFEGTGGKGIVKSVLRIHSPQFYWKVMAQADLGLADAYINGDFSFVDKDEGLLNFILILIANRDSNASNSPQEE, from the exons ATGGTACCTTCTTGGAAGGAACTGGGAGCACGCATTTTTGTGACTAGATTCCTGAGTTACTATGTCAATACTGGTTGTTTAAC TTTATTAGAAGAGGGAGGAACAATGTTCAACTTTGAGGGAACTGGAGGAAAAGGCATTGTGAAGAGTGTTTTGAGAATCCACAGTCCACAATTTTATTGGAag GTGATGGCACAGGCAGATTTAGGCCTTGCAGATGCATATATCAACGGGGATTTTTCATTTGTTGATAAAGATGAAGGTctcttgaattttattttg ATTCTCATAGCCAACCGCGATTCAAATGCATCCAACTCACCTCAAGAAGAATAG
- the LOC106773323 gene encoding TMV resistance protein N-like gives MASVSSSLSFFSKLVSEVFIHCLEDDIHENFVSHLRSALLQAGVEPSLVAVGKLSKKFMPSVTRFQIGIIVFTKAYIQSCRCVQDLARIIECHETHGLMVIPVFYDIDPSYDQKADVDPSHVPDQKRDIDPSHVDDQKRDVDPFHISSVSTNPFRELEEAETKTGRNDAELVEEIVKSVLAKLDRALPVTKFPVELEIHVKNVIGLFENQPNKVCMIGIWGMGGSGKTTLAKAIYNKIPFTFGDKSFIQDIRKVCQTDGIRGLVQLQEQLLSDVLKYVKIESGDMEKTTIENRLSRKKLFIVLDDVNEIDQLKHLCGNGKWFGAGSVIIITTRHLDLLYQHKVDYVYEMDELDENDSVELFSWHAFRKAKPREDFNELARSAVDYCGGLPLALEVLGSYLSKRSENEWRSVLSKLEIIPNTQIQNILRVSFDGLCSEMEKDIFLDVCCFFIGKERDYVTEILNGCGLRADIGIKVLIERGLVKIEKNNKLGMHHLLRDMGREIVRQTSTMQPGKRSRLWFLKDVRHVLTKNTGTEAILGLSLNTDWRL, from the exons ATGGCATCCGTGTCTTCTTCTCTTTCGTTTTTCTCAAAATTAGTCTCAGAGGTGTTCATCCATTGTTTGGAAGACGACATCCATGAAAATTTCGTTTCTCATCTGAGGTCTGCCCTTTTACAAGCTGGAGTAGAACCTTCTCTCGTTGCCGTGGGAAAGCTGTCAAAAAAGTTTATGCCATCAGTTACAAGGTTTCAGATTGGAATAATTGTTTTTACCAAAGCATACATTCAATCTTGTCGGTGTGTTCAAGACCTTGCGAGAATCATTGAATGTCATGAAACTCACGGCCTAATGGTTATTCCTGTGTTTTACGATATTGACCCATCCTATGATCAGAAGGCTGATGTTGATCCATCCCATGTACCTGATCAGAAGCGTGATATTGATCCATCCCATGTAGACGATCAGAAGCGTGATGTTGATCCATTCCATATCAGTAGTGTTTCGACAAATCCGTTTAGAGAACTGGAAGAGGCCGAGACGAAG ACTGGAAGGAATGATGCTGAACTAGTGGAGGAAATTGTTAAGTCTGTTCTCGCTAAACTAGACCGCGCCTTGCCTGTAACTAAATTTCCTGTTGAATTAGAAATCCACGTGAAAAATGTGATTGGATTGTTTGAAAATCAACCCAACAAAGTCTGTATGATAGGGATATGGGGAATGGGAGGATCTGGTAAAACTACCTTAGCGAAAGCAATCTACAATAAAATTCCTTTTACATTTGGTGATAAAAGTTTCATTCAAGATATTAGAAAAGTTTGTCAAACAGATGGCATAAGAGGCCTTGTTCAATTACAAGAGCAACTTCTGTCCGATGTCCTTAAATATGTGAAAATAGAGAGTGGTGATATGGAAAAAACTACTATCGAGAACCGTCTTTCTAGAAAAAAGTTGTTCATTGTGCTTGACGATGTGAATGAGATAGACCAACTAAAACACCTATGTGGAAACGGTAAATGGTTTGGTGCGGGAAGTGTAATAATCATTACAACTAGACATTTAGACCTGCTTTATCAACATAAAGTTGATTATGTTTATGAGATGGATGAACTGGACGAAAATGACTCGGTTGAGCTTTTTAGTTGGCATGCTTTTAGGAAAGCAAAACCAAGAGAAGACTTCAATGAACTTGCAAGATCAGCGGTTGATTATTGTGGTGGACTACCACTGGCTCTTGAAGTCCTTGGTTCTTATTTAAGTAAGAGGTCAGAGAATGAATGGAGAAGTGTATTGTCAAAACTAGAAATAATTCCCAATACTCAAATTCAGAACATCCTAAGAGTAAGCTTTGACGGCTTATGTAGTGAAATGGAAAAGGATATATTTCTTGATGTATGCTGTTTCTTTATTGGTAAAGAGAGAGACTATGTCACGGAGATACTAAATGGCTGTGGACTACGTGCTGATATTGGAATAAAAGTTCTTATAGAACGTGGTCttgtaaaaattgaaaagaacaaTAAACTTGGAATGCATCATTTGCTTCGGGACATGGGACGAGAGATCGTGCGTCAAACTTCAACAATGCAACCTGGGAAACGCAGTAGATTGTGGTTTCTCAAGGATGTACGTCACGTATTGACCAAGAATACT GGGACAGAAGCTATTCTGGGATTGTCTTTGAACA CTGACTGGAGATTATAG
- the LOC106773324 gene encoding uncharacterized protein LOC106773324, translated as MPDITFTNRDFHTPEPEQDDPMVITARIAQYDVSKVLIEQGSSINILYWTTFKKMELTKDAVTPFHEQIVGFAGERVDTRGYLVLRTRLGTGDKAREIRVRFLLVEANTSFGDEVPVRKRQKRPEAILVDLDPQTNTDNRIQPQGEIKPFLLGKNAEQTTNIGADLTPVEESNLTTLLRSNGELFAWNASDMPGNHPSVITHKLSIFREARPIAQKKRRLGTEKRVVVQKEVEKLVKVGFIREITIDRLVDGASGHTVLSFLDAYSGYNQIPMYAPDQNNTAFITEQANYCYEVMSFGLKNVGATYQRLMDKIFHNQIGQCMEVYVDDMVVRSCSHQQHLKDLAEVFHQLKQYSLRLNP; from the exons ATGCCTGACATCACCTTTACGAACAGGGATTTTCACACCCCAGAGCCAGAACAGGATGATCCTATGGTCATTACAGCCCGAATAGCACAGTATGACGTGAGCAAAGTCCTGATAGAACAGGGAAGTTCGATCAACATCTTATACTGGACAACATTCAAGAAGATGGAGCTGACGAAGGATGCGGTAACACCCTTTCACGAACAGATCGTTGGATTCGCAGGTGAACGTGTTGATACCCGAGGATACCTCGTCCTGAGGACCCGATTGGGCACCGGTGACAAGGCTAGAGAAATCCGTGTGCGCTTCCTGCTGGTAGAAGCAAACACTTCATTTGGCGATGAAGTTCCCGTTCGAAAGCGGC AGAAACGTCCTGAAGCTATATTGGTCGACCTAGACCCTCAGACCAACACAGACAATCGGATTCAACCCCAGGGAGAGATTAAACCGTTCCTCCTGGGGAAGAATGCTGAGCAAACTACTAACATAGGGGCTGATCTCACTCCCGTCGAAGAAAGCAACCTAACCACACTACTGAGGTCCAATGGTGAGCTCTTTGCGTGGAACGCCTCAGATATGCCAGGGAACCATCCCAGCGTTATCACACACAAGTTATCCATATTTCGAGAAGCTCGACCAATAGCGCAGAAGAAAAGAAGGCTAGGCACCGAAAAAAGGGTGGTCGTACAGAAGGAAGTTGAGAAACTGGTCAAGGTCGGATTCATCCGGGAGATAAC CATTGATCGACTTGTGGACGGCGCCTCTGGACACACAGTCCTCAGCTTTCTAGACGCATACTCCGGATACAACCAGATCCCGATGTATGCTCCAGACCAAAACAACACAGCCTTCATAACTGAGCAAGCCAACTACTGCTACGAGGTAATGTCGTTCGGTCTGAAAAATGTAGGTGCAACTTATCAACGCCTCATGGATAAAATCTTCCACAATCAAATAGGGCAGTGCATGGAGGTTTACGTAGATGACATGGTGGTGAGAAGCTGTTCCCACCAACAACATTTGAAGGATCTAGCCGAGGTCTTCCACCAACTCAAACAGTACAGTTTACGTCTAAATCCGTGA
- the LOC106773325 gene encoding uncharacterized protein LOC106773325, translating into MTENNNRTGAHNDGHNSGRNDGRHDDNGRPPRSPELLPFTKDVMQATMPDRPHPQIEKFDGTTDAEHHLRNFVDSMAFYSKSDPVKCRAFSLSLKDEALEWYYTLPPNSIDSFHTVTTLFKRQFSANRRERMSAAELVNLKQGRDEPLRTFMRRYSEAAIRVKGVTHEFIINNLPNYLKLGFVSESLYAELPKTMEELQEKMTKFIKMEDQRHYRKKVEASIIEAKRDDQRSHDKGRNQRPLRRGPPVPLGLRYDHYAHLTVLREKVFEKALQTNLITVRKRRSPRDANGSKTCQFHDNQGHSTEGCQSLKDEIERLIRVRYLREFVKAETSQRGRSPKKIRRSPEPSR; encoded by the coding sequence ATGACGGAAAACAACAACCGTACTGGCGCCCACAATGACGGCCATAACAGCGGCCGAAACGACGGTCGCCATGATGACAACGGTCGTCCTCCACGATCGCCTGAGTTGCTACCTTTCACTAAAGACGTTATGCAGGCTACAATGCCCGATCGACCTCACCCGCAAATTGAAAAATTCGACGGAACAACAGACGCCGAACACCATCTCCGAAATTTCGTCGACTCCATGGCCTTCTATTCCAAAAGCGATCCAGTCAAATGCAGGGCTTTCTCCCTATCTCTAAAAGACGAAGCCCTAGAATGGTATTACACTCTTCCTCCTAATTCTATTGACAGTTTTCATACGGTCACCACTCTATTCAAAAGGCAATTTTCGGCCAACCGGAGGGAGAGGATGTCCGCTGCCGAACTCGTCAATCTCAAACAAGGGAGAGACGAACCGTTGAGAACATTCATGCGCAGATATTCTGAAGCGGCAATAAGAGTAAAAGGTGTCACCCATGAGTTCATTATCAACAACCTGCCCAACTATCTCAAACTGGGGTTTGTCTCCGAGAGTCTATATGCTGAATTACCGAAGACTATGGAGGAATTACAggaaaaaatgaccaaattcATCAAAATGGAAGATCAACGACACTACCGCAAGAAAGTTGAGGCCTCCATAATTGAAGCTAAACGCGATGACCAGCGATCGCATGACAAGGGTCGTAATCAAAGGCCCCTGCGAAGAGGGCCTCCAGTACCACTCGGTCTCCGCTACGACCACTACGCACATCTCACTGTTCTGAGGGAGAAAGTGTTTGAAAAAGCCCTCCAAACTAACCTGATCACCGTTCGCAAACGACGCTCGCCCAGGGATGCGAACGGATCTAAAACATGTCAGTTTCATGATAACCAAGGACACTCCACAGAAGGATGTCAGAGCCTCAAAGACGAAATCGAAAGATTAATCCGTGTCAGATATCTGCGGGAATTTGTTAAGGCAGAGACGAGTCAACGAGGGCGCTCACCCAAAAAGATAAGGAGAAGCCCTGAACCTTCACGCTGA